A single region of the Silene latifolia isolate original U9 population chromosome 8, ASM4854445v1, whole genome shotgun sequence genome encodes:
- the LOC141597290 gene encoding uncharacterized protein LOC141597290: MSSKTKTGLFQTPVSKPSTITPRGKLVSSTSLKSDADSPSPNPRFSLDRPSPKTVTSRPVSRSSSRGSTPDKTQPKINKPSELQAQLQIAQDDLKKAKEKLVSTEKEKSQALADLKEAKNLADEANEKLQQALVAQKNAEESFEVEKSRAIELEKAHTEAAQKKEEDMTGFVNVNEELQRVKQELAMVTETKNQALVHADDATKIAEIQAEKVEFLSAELAKLKGVLESKAENESFEKGLVVELRDELEKAKNFEKEVTEKEKAYEKNIVDLKSELESLREELDKANKCGEDFIEKEKSYEKIVSEMTSELASREQDLQKARTCELDFVEKGMSYEKTIEGLKSDLDSFVQDLEKEKASKQDLVEREKTKDMTVIELKSEIDSLKQELEKGKAFEQDLVDREKSRDIIITELKSEIDSLKQELEKGKASEQEMVEREKSRDIIASELKSEIDSVKQELENAKASERDLVEKEKSREIIITELKSEIDSLNQELEKAKACEQDMIEREKSQDIIVSELKSEIDSLKQDVEKAKASEEDMVERVKSRDISVAELMSEIDSLKQDLEKAKVSEEEMVEREKSHDIVITQLKSEIDCLTQELEKAKASEQVVVAREKSQEITIIELKSEIDSLNQELEKAKASEQALIESEKSRDIILSEQKSEIESLKQELEMAKEFEEKAVEKEAFYEQTVMKLNAETGSLNQKLEKAESMGEELIEKEKFNEEIMRNLEADVHSLKQELEVAESFKEKLAKKEELYEQLNVELEAARMAESYALNSLDEWKRRAEELNFKVEQTTSLERSTSESLESVMKQLEGNSDLLHEAECEVAALKEKVSLLEISLVRRKDDIEALESRLTKENEVVESVKSELETVKEEKARALENEKLATNSVQNLLEEKNKLINEVETLKEEEEKSKMAMESLANALHEVSAEAREIKERLISSQDEQDNFETQIEHLQLVVKGTSEKYEAMLEDSKREIDHLTSTVEQSKLGFDTQMEDLKVAFKASSDKYESMLDEAKHEIDHLTNSLEKSKVEELELLNCVKRLEEEKSSMEKEIMRLVHLHREAEERARTVQDEGSQLKNSIRDVRSEAGSLKEALEEAEADCLKLKDNLRDKETELVNIKRENEELRAAEDANVWKIDELSKLLEEAKTRHENNENGDISDTEKEYDLLPKVVEFSEENGHWGEHKSQEKDTVEDGLYPEEVNGKPPRTPENKEKLKDETPESEAKMWESYKVDRDYSTEMDTEQGSFDDEAESKAENGESLDPNDQMSENGSSAESKLQKKKKPLYRKFGNLLKKGISNPK; encoded by the exons ATGTCTTCGAAGACAAA AACTGGACTGTTTCAGACTCCTGTTAGCAAGCCTTCAACAATTACACCTAGAGGAAAATTAGTAAGCTCAACATCACTAAAATCTGATGCTGATTCGCCTTCGCCTAATCCAAGGTTTTCGCTTGATCGGCCATCTCCAAAGACGGTTACTTCAAGGCCAGTCAGCCGGTCTTCATCCAGGGGTTCTACACCAGAT AAAACACAACCAAAGATAAATAAGCCATCAGAGTTACAGGCCCAGTTACAAATTGCACAAGATGATTTGAAGAAAGCGAAGGAAAAGCTGGTTTCAACTGAAAAAGAAAAGAGTCAAGCGCTTGCCGATTTAAAAGAGGCTAAAAACCTAGCTGATGAGGCTAACGAGAAACTCCAGCAGGCATTGGTGGCTCAAAAAAATGCCGAAGAGTCTTTTGAGGTTGAGAAATCCCGGGCTATTGAATTGGAAAAGGCCCATACTGAGGCTGCTCAGAAGAAAGAGGAGGATATGACGGGTTTTGTCAATGTTAATGAGGAGCTCCAAAGAGTTAAGCAAGAGCTAGCCATGGTCACTGAGACCAAGAACCAGGCTCTTGTTCATGCTGATGATGCCACCAAGATTGCTGAAATTCAGGCTGAGAAAGTCGAGTTCCTCTCTGCTGAACTGGCGAAATTGAAGGGTGTGCTAGAGTCAAAGGCCGAGAATGAATCTTTCGAGAAAGGGCTGGTTGTGGAATTGAGAGATGAGCTTGAAAAGGCTAAGAACTTTGAAAAAGAGGTTACTGAGAAGGAAAAAGCTTATGAAAAGAATATCGTCGATTTGAAATCAGAATTGGAATCACTCAGAGAGGAGCTTGATAAGGCTAACAAATGCGGGGAGGATTTCATTGAGAAGGAGAAGTCTTATGAAAAGATTGTGTCGGAAATGACATCAGAATTAGCTTCACGAGAACAGGATCTTCAGAAGGCTCGGACTTGTGAGCTAGATTTCGTTGAGAAGGGAATGTCTTATGAGAAGACCATTGAAGGACTTAAATCAGACTTGGACTCTTTTGTACAGGATCTTGAGAAGGAAAAGGCCTCCAAACAAGATTTGGTTGAGAGAGAGAAGACTAAGGACATGACCGTCATTGAACTGAAGTCGGAGATTGATTCTTTGAAACAAGAGCTTGAGAAGGGAAAGGCTTTTGAACAAGATTTGGTTGATCGAGAGAAGTCTCGGGATATTATCATAACGGAACTGAAGTCAGAGATTGATTCATTGAAACAAGAGCTTGAGAAGGGAAAGGCCTCTGAACAAGAGATGGTTGAGAGGGAGAAGTCTCGGGATATTATCGCCAGTGAACTAAAGTCGGAGATTGATTCAGTAAAACAAGAGCTTGAGAATGCAAAGGCTTCTGAACGAGATTTGGTTGAGAAAGAAAAGTCTCGGGAAATTATCATCACTGAACTTAAGTCAGAGATCGATTCTCTAAACCAAGAGCTTGAGAAGGCAAAGGCCTGTGaacaagatatgattgagagaGAGAAGTCTCAGGACATTATTGTCAGCGAACTAAAGTCGGAGATTGATTCTTTGAAACAAGACGTTGAGAAGGCAAAGGCTTCTGAAGAAGATATGGTTGAGCGAGTGAAGTCTCGGGACATTAGCGTTGCTGAACTAATGTCGGAGATCGATTCCTTAAAGCAAGATCTTGAGAAGGCTAAGGTCTCTGAAGAAGAAATGGTTGAGAGAGAGAAGTCTCATGACATTGTTATCACTCAACTGAAGTCGGAGATCGATTGTTTAACACAAGAGCTTGAGAAGGCAAAGGCCTCTGAACAAGTTGTGGTTGCGAGAGAAAAGTCTCAGGAGATCACTATTATTGAATTAAAGTCGGAGATCGATTCATTAAACCAAGAGCTTGAGAAGGCAAAGGCCTCTGAACAAGCTTTGATTGAAAGTGAGAAGTCTCGAGATATTATTCTCAGTGAACAGAAGTCTGAGATTGAGTCCTTAAAACAAGAGCTTGAAATGGCCAAAGAGTTCGAGGAAAAGGCGGTAGAGAAGGAGGCTTTCTATGAGCAGACTGTGATGAAGCTTAATGCAGAAACTGGTTCACTAAACCAAAAACTTGAGAAAGCCGAGAGTATGGGGGAGGAGCTGATTGAAAAAGAGAAGTTCAATGAGGAAATTATGAGAAATTTGGAAGCGGATGTGCATTCTCTAAAGCAAGAACTAGAAGTGGCTGAAAGCTTCAAGGAGAAGCTGGCTAAGAAAGAGGAGTTATATGAACAGCTGAATGTTGAGTTGGAAGCAGCGAGAATGGCTGAATCTTATGCTTTGAATTCACTGGACGAGTGGAAGAGGAGGGCCGAGGAGCTGAACTTCAAGGTGGAACAAACAACGAGTTTGGAGAGATCGACATCAGAATCATTGGAGTCGGTTATGAAGCAATTAGAGGGAAACAGTGACTTGCTTCATGAGGCCGAATGTGAAGTTGCTGCTCTTAAAGAAAAGGTGTCCTTGTTAGAAATCTCACTTGTGAGACGAAAAGACGACATAGAGGCATTAGAATCTCGTCTCACGAAAGAAAATGAAGTGGTTGAATCTGTGAAATCTGAACTTGAGACCGTAAAGGAGGAGAAGGCTCGAGCTCTGGAGAATGAGAAGTTGGCTACTAACAGTGTTCAGAATCTTCTGgaagaaaaaaataaacttatAAATGAGGTGGAAACCTTGAAAGAAGAAGAGGAGAAGAGCAAGATGGCTATGGAGAGCTTGGCGAATGCTTTGCATGAAGTTTCGGCTGAAGCAAGGGAAATCAAAGAGAGATTGATCTCAAGTCAAGACGAGCAAGATAACTTCGAGACTCAGATAGAACATCTCCAGCTGGTTGTAAAGGGAACTAGTGAAAAGTACGAGGCCATGCTTGAAGATTCAAAACGAGAGATTGATCATTTGACAAGCACGGTGGAACaatctaaattagggtttgataccCAAATGGAAGATTTGAAGGTGGCTTTTAAGGCATCGAGTGACAAGTATGAGAGCATGCTCGATGAAGCAAAACACGAAATCGACCATCTCACTAACTCATTAGAAAAATCCAAGGTAGAGGAGCTGGAGCTACTGAACTGTGTAAAGAGGTTAGAAGAAGAGAAGTCTTCTATGGAGAAAGAAATAATGAGGTTAGTGCATTTGCATAGGGAAGCTGAAGAAAGGGCTCGAACTGTGCAAGACGAAGGGTCTCAGTTGAAGAATTCAATCAGGGATGTGAGGTCAGAAGCGGGTTCTTTAAAGGAAGCACTTGAAGAAGCCGAGGCTGATTGCTTGAAATTGAAAGACAATTTACGCGACAAAGAAACTGAACTTGTGAATATAAAGAGAGAAAATGAGGAGTTGCGTGCAGCAGAAGATGCTAATGTTTGGAAAATTGATGAACTTTCCAAATTGCTTGAAGAAGCCAAAACCCGTCATGAAAACAACGAGAATGGGGACATCTCCGATACTGAAAAAGAGTACGACTTGCTTCCGAAAGTGGTAGAGTTTTCTGAGGAAAACGGACACTGGGGAGAGCACAAGTCTCAGGAAAAGGACACGGTAGAAGACGGATTATATCCTGAGGAAGTTAACGGGAAACCGCCTAGGACACCTGAGAATAAAGAGAAGTTGAAAGATGAAACTCCGGAATCTGAAGCAAAAATGTGGGAAAGTTATAAAGTTGATAGGGATTATTCAACTGAAATGGATACAGAACAGGGTTCATTCGACGACGAAGCTGAATCCAAGGCAGAAAACGGCGAGAGCCTAGATCCGAATGACCAAATGTCTGAAAATGGATCGAGCGCTGAGTCAAAATTGCAGAAGAAGAAAAAGCCATTGTACAGGAAATTTGGAAATCTACTCAAGAAAGGGATTAGCAACCCAAAGTAG